Proteins encoded in a region of the Tumebacillus sp. BK434 genome:
- the istB gene encoding IS21-like element helper ATPase IstB, with the protein MIELEQVRARIEDLGIHQGAAALDACLERATLEQPTYIGFLNDLLGQEITQRQQRNLEVRTKLANLPYRKKFDEFDFSFQPSIDERLIRELATMSFATRTENILFLGPPGVGKSHLSVALAMEAITHGLSVYFVTLSHLIEDLRKAHEENRLDKQLRVYTRPKLLLIDEVGYLPMDRVAANLFFQVISARYERGSIIMTSNKNFGEWGELIGDSILATAILDRLLHHAHIVNIRGNSYRLREKMKSGAYGMPKSVDQ; encoded by the coding sequence ATGATCGAGTTGGAACAAGTCCGCGCTCGAATTGAAGATCTCGGAATCCATCAAGGGGCTGCCGCCTTGGATGCTTGCCTCGAACGTGCAACGCTAGAGCAACCTACCTATATCGGATTCCTGAATGACCTTCTGGGTCAAGAGATCACACAACGTCAGCAACGTAACTTAGAGGTGCGTACCAAACTTGCCAACCTCCCCTATCGCAAGAAATTTGACGAATTTGATTTTTCATTTCAGCCAAGCATTGATGAACGGCTGATACGTGAACTAGCCACCATGAGCTTTGCAACACGCACAGAAAACATCCTCTTCCTTGGGCCGCCAGGCGTCGGCAAAAGCCATCTGTCGGTGGCGTTAGCTATGGAAGCGATCACTCATGGTCTATCCGTATATTTCGTCACGCTTTCGCATCTCATTGAAGACCTACGTAAAGCTCACGAGGAAAACCGATTAGACAAGCAACTACGAGTGTATACTCGGCCCAAACTCCTTCTCATCGATGAGGTGGGCTATCTGCCGATGGATCGAGTGGCAGCGAATCTCTTCTTTCAAGTGATTAGTGCTCGATACGAACGTGGGAGCATCATAATGACGAGTAACAAGAACTTTGGGGAATGGGGAGAGCTTATCGGGGATTCGATACTAGCCACAGCGATTCTCGACCGTCTACTACACCATGCTCACATCGTGAATATTCGTGGGAACAGCTATCGCCTACGGGAAAAGATGAAGTCTGGTGCTTACGGGATGCCAAAGAGTGTGGACCAATAA